ctacgggcagcggcacgtacgtcccgcagtcaaaaccgcggcgcgtgcgcggacggactcccttgaaaaaggaccccggatgggttcgaaactagtcgggctaacgtcgactacacacgtgagtaagccgggacagatagtatttataggtacccatgctaaaaatcacgtcaatacgaatgtaccgttgcgacgtgattaaaggacaaaacaacaaactaaCCAACAACGTTGAGTCAGACGATGTTCTACTTTTCTTCCAAGGTTTTTTGTGTTTCAGAGCACATACACAGCACAGAGCGTCCATGTGCAGTGTGCCCGAGGCAAGGAGTCTGCGTGCCGCACGTGCAGTGCCCGGCTCACGTGCGCCCTGGGTCACACAACCCCCAGTGTCACTTAGATGGCACGCGAATTGGAGTGTGCTGCTTCACAGGCAGAAGCCATGCAGGTACGTGCGTCTAGATATTCCATAAAACGGGAGGTATGTCTAGTACCTATTTCATATCTACTCACACAACCCGCAGGGTCACCTATTATAGCAGGACTGATCCATAGATGGGAGCAGGACTTAGAGACGCCTGCCGCCGGTACCTGGTCGGTTGAAGCGATTCGGCCATACCTTGAGCGATGGCTTAAAAGGCAACATGGAGTGCTGACGTACCGGCTGGTGCAGGTGCTTACAGGGCATGGCTGTTTTGGTAATTACCTGCATCAGATTGCGAGACGGGAGGAGACGCCGGCCTGCCACGAGTGTGGTGCACCAGAAGATACGGCATATCACACTTTGGTAGAGTGTGCGGCATGGGGACCTCAGCGGCACATCCTGTCGTCGACCCTCAGAGGAAGCCTCTCACTTTCGAATGCAATAGACGAGATGATCAGTAGTGAGACCAGCTGGGGCGTAATGGCCTCCTTCTGTGAAACTGTCATATCACTGAAGGAGGCCGCGGAGCGGGAACGAGAGCTGGACGCCGACGCCCACCCGCTCCGCAGAAGAAGACAGGGGAGGAGAAGGAGACAGTATGCTCACCTTCTACTGCCCTAGATATTGGGAGTAAACTTGTGCCGGCCCAACGCCAGGACGTCTCAatcgcatccgatatccgggatcctgagacgtcttatacttgacgcggatggcaccgctgggttttttagtgggtatgctgatggcggttaaaaaaaaaccgcgagtgagtcccacatacccgcccttgtgcggcatgcctaatagcatttttaccagcggaaaaaaaaaaaaaaaaaaaaaaagggtcaCCTATTATGGCACGTAGGTTGGCGTGCGCTGCCTCACCATCTGACACGAGTGTCTGTATTCCATAGTGTGAGGGGTTTGTCTAATGTAGCCAGGCTCACACATGGTGCTGGTGTGTGATGTTTGGGCCCCCATATCTTGTCCCTGTGCCAGATTTCAAAACAGAGAAaagggtaagtacctacttgggaCAAAATAGCACACTTAAAAGTAAACTTTAGGAAGTTTTCCCCATTTATTGTTccttcaattatttttatcttgCTAGAAATATAGTTTATACTGCAAAATATTGTAAGCCTTGTATTGTAGGTAATTGTAAGtgttaattttgttattttgacgacctcctccacgactgcgccaggcagtggtgagcgctgtggtcttaatagtgggaggtcccgggttcgaatcctggcaggggtttggaattttataatttctggtctggtctggtgggaggcttcggccgtggctagttaccaccctaccggcaaagccgtgctgccaagcgattaagcgttctggtacgatgccgtgtagaaaccaaaggggtatgggtttaataaaaaactgccataccccttccaggttagcccactatcatcttagactgcatcatcacttaccaccaggtgagattgcagtcaagggctaacttgtatctgaataaaaaaataaaaaaattgaaaaaaaactacATTTCAGCGGAATCAGACCGCAAATTCCGCTCCTCAGTCAACGTGGAAGACGTCAAGGCGGCTCACAACCAGTCGCGACTGAAGCTGCAGCATTGGCTGCAGCGCGCTGAGGAGTTGCAGAAGGAGCCATACGCTGTCATCAACACCACCGCACCTAGCTATGGGCATCACTTGGTATGACTCATCATTACATCTCTCATTTTTAGGAGTCCGAACCCACGGGACCCTATTAACAACCCTCCGCTGTCCCTCCACCCGTCtgcctgtcagcgggctgtatctcatgaaccgtaatctatatatatataaaaggaaaaggtgtctgactgactgactgactgactgactgactgatctatcaacgcacagctcaaactactggacggatcgggctgaaatttggcatgcagatagctattatgacgtaggcatccgctaagaaaggatttttgaaaattcaactcctaagggggtgaaataggggtttgaaattttgtagtccacgcggacgaagtcgcgagcataagctagtaaatgtATATTTCTTCTTATTATATTGGCGCTATaacaaaaactaataaaaaattcaaaatggccgccaataAAGTCTATGTTACGAGTATGTTGGAACTTGTTCGTGTATGTGTATTGTggggcggtgttcccactagattacaacatggggttattcaaggggcggaccaacaaatttctataaggccggcaacgcatcggcggttcctctggtgctgcaaatgttcttgggaggcggtaatcacttaacatcaggtgaggtcgcctgctcgtttgctcgctatattatctattttttttttaaacttggaGTTTCCTAAAAGATTACTTGCACTTTAGATTGCCTTGAAGTTACTTGTTACGTGCGTCCCACGTTTTTCGTTTTCAATCTCTTCTTCTAGACAAGCGTgctccaacttagacctcatcattgctttctgTAAAGCATGactgtcgtcaagcgcaagcctctCGCAacaaaaaatcttacatttttaaccgacttcaaaaaaaggaggaggttctcaattcgtcggaatctttttttattttttttattttttattgtatgttccccgattactcgaagacgcctggaccgattttgaaaattctttttttgtttgaaagggtatacttcaaagttggtcccatttaaatttggtgaagatctgatgaacatcttcgaagatagatactggaactcctcaacggataagagtaaattgctcgcgatcagtgtaatagcttagtaaacagtagatttttaaccaggcatagcataattccatggggccactaaaaattgtgaaataaaatttttgtacaaaaaaaataaaaaccgacttcgatacacaaacactaaaaattgaaaaataatttaatttattaccgaatatattatgtatacaagagttaatatagttccataataatatttttggggtcggtgccaatgaggtgccattgtggagtctcataaaaatatgaagcctagacgattcgcgcagctaaagctaattggcaccggcaccaaaaagtattattatggaactatattaactcttgtatacataatatattcggtaataaattaaattatttttcaatttttagtgtttgtgtatcgaagtcggtttttattttatataatttttagtcTGTTTAAAAAACGCGGTAGGagttattatacatataaaaacagTTGTGCGTACTATAAATATAATGATTTCCTTTCTATTTGCAGTCTCTAGTGACATACGATAAAAGAGCACAGAAACTGGGGCGTGGCGCACTGCTAAACCTTTTTGCTGCGCAGGAGTTGAAATCTAGACAGGCTCTGTCAGGTGACGAATTAGCCTTGGGATTCACTGATCATACAGATGGTAAGTAAAACGGTTGAAAATTacattaacaattttaattacaaTATTAGATGAACCGGCGAcattcgtccgcatggatttagttttattttaaatgctgtgggaattctttgacttttcgggataaaacgtatAGGACCGTCTTTACCCGGGGGTTCGAAGGGTGCGGTGCACCCGGGCGCAAGGCGATTGCCATAAATTTAGATATACTACACTGACACCATGCGAGCGAAGCCACGGGCACGGCCAGTGGCGTAATAATAGGGTGACAAGCTGGGCAAAAGGCCACGGACCAAGGGTCCCACCACCCTTGAGGGCCAGGGGCCGAACGAAACAACTTTCGCACCCCGGCAAAAGTATGCTTAAGCCGGCCctgaaaaagtagcctacctaaggatacaagctatttctgtaccaaataaatgatGCCCGCAGCTTCATCCACGtcagtttaggtttttaagaatgtCGTGAGATTTGTtaagattttccgggacaaaaagtagccctgAAATAATATAGTTtgatctctgtaccgaattttgaaaaacaaccggtaaaacataatataggccgtgaaaagctagtagacagacagacaggcacactttcacatttaggtaggtatgacattaaaatatacctaccaaacGATCGAAAAACAATTACATTATATTAATCACCTACTAACTCTATTACTTCAGCGTTTGTTTTAGGTTTGAACTTTATAATTGTTCCTTTCACATTGTAGGACCATTCTGCCCACCCGTGCCGTCATGTCCAGAAGTACCGAGTAAATACAGGAGTGTAGATGGCAACTGCAACAACCAAGCCAAGCCGAGCTGGGGCGCTGTCAATACTGGCTACAGAAGAATGCTACCGCCTTCGTATAGTGATGGTAATTGTGTTTCATAGCATTTTACTCCAATCCTTCCTCAAACACGATTTGGCTTGACATCAATCGCATttgatgtacctaataaatgttACCATATTCAGAATACAACGCATTTTTTAGACTTTTCTTCACAACTATCGCTTCATAAACTATTTCTTGGTTTAACTTTTCTTGGATATCTCATGACTTGGGAAGATGTTAAATCTTGAGTTAGTAGAGGAAGttcctttcaggaatttgttgatccgccccggcCCTTGAATAATCCCACCTTGAAATCTAGTGGGTACCTACATCGCCGAAagaagttggttccacagtttgcatgtgcgtggaaaaagatctggcacaacgggcggtcaaagtgcaccaggcacctaTGTTGTGAGGTTGGAACTCCTCTTGTTTTCCAGGTATTTGGGCAATCAGGATTTCAGAATTAGGTTTGCCACTCCCATCCGCGCGAGCAGTCAGCAGTGCACTCATACTGGACGGCAGTCACCCCAGCCGCACACACAACCTGCTGTTCATGCAGTTCGGGCAGTTCATAGCGCATGACATCAGCACGGCGGTGGTCTTTACTTTAGGTAAGCTCTAAGCATATTGTGGTACTTGATCAGCGTGAGCAGTCAGCaataccaaagataatatatacaaatttgtttaatatattatctttggcaaTACTCATACTGGTCGGGACCTCCTTCGTTGCTCACGAACGGTCGTTTGCCAACGTCATTTGAACCTTCCatctttttcatcatcattcaaCGCATCGccaacccactactgagcattgttctcctctaagaatgagaaagATTTAGGCTACAGTCCCTCACACTGGCCAAGtccagattggcagacttctctcacctttgagaacaatatggagaactctcagaacAGTATGCAAGTTtcgtcataatattttataaagcaagtggtattgtGATCTTTTTACTTCCTCCTAAATTCATACAAGATTTGTATAAGTATTCTACTAGATTATACCCctattttaactttaactttcaacccccatcatccgcgtcgactacacaaacccctatttcactcccttaggggttgacatTCTGAAAGTCCTATCTTAgcagatgtttacgtcataatagttatctgcatgccaaattccagcccaaTCCATCTGTGCGTGGACAGatcaaccagtcagtcagtcagccattcACCTTTTCAttcatgtttattttaattgttgTCGTGTCTCTCAGGTAACGGTCACCCCATTTCCTGCTGTGACAGAAATGGCGAAGATGTCCTGCCTCTAGAGAGGCAGCACTGGGCCTGCGCGCCCATCATCCTGGATGAAGGAGACCAGTTCTACGGCCAGTTTAACCAGAAATGTATCAATTTCGTGCGGGCTCAGCTTGCGCCAGACTTTGACTGTTCTGTTGGTTATGCTACGCAGGTAttgtacgattcaaacttaaatgcgtctgcgtgaagttagCTTTACCATCTTGCGCATGGTACACTCGAGAACTAAATAAACTAAGCTGCTTCCTATAGTTCCATGTAGGTAAAGAACATTAGTTTACTTTTACTGTACCACAAAGAGCTGATCCTACGCGTGTCCTAAAATTtcctatttaattttaataatactaataaaatatttaatactaagttacataaatagataataataagtagataactaGATAGTAATATTCCTGTAAGTACTACTTTGAATTCAAAGAagtttacttaggtacttcagAACCAGAAGTCCTTTAATTCTGGGTCAGGTCGtcaccaataaaaataaaaggcatAAGGTAAAGGCAGGTATTACCGAACCATTGAAGGAAATGtttaaatcgaaataaataattatgggtactgattgctttcacatttacctacctaccatttcAAACCTTTTAATTTTTCCAGATGAACGGTGCATCTCACTATCTGGACATGTCACACCTGTACGGCAACTCGCCAGAGAAGATGGCTAAGCTGCGAGCAGCGGGCGGACTGCTGGCAGTGTTCAACGACTACGGCAGGGAACTGCCTCCTCTGACCAGACGGAAGGAGTGCTTGAATGTGCACGACGGGGCTGCTTGCTTTGAATCTGGTAAAGCAGGGGAAGGGAGGGGTATCGATTATCTAAGAAGCGTGACTTTTTCAtgatttttcatatttattattattttcttaacaAACTTAGGTCAAACTGGGTTTTTTCAAAGCCGTGccaataaaaactgtcatatcccttccaggttagcccgcatccatcttagattgcatcatcacttgccaccaggtgagattgcagtcaagggctaacttatatctgaataacaaaaaaagcTCAACTCTGTGAACAAGGTATAGGAGTCGTTGATTAAACTATGAATATTGTTGGTTGTTAGGTGACAACCACGGAAACCAGGTGATTTCCCTAACAGTCCTCCACACGATCTGGACTCGAGAACACAACAGGATAGCCCGGGCTCTGTCAGAGCTGAACCCTGGCTGGGACGAGGACACCGTCTTCATGGAGACCAGGAGAATCGTGCTCGCGGAGTACCAGCATATCATCTATAATGAGTGGCTTCCACTACTACTAGgtaaatgtaatattttatttattgaagaagTTCTAGGTTGGGTATAATCTACTTGCTTTGCGACGTTGAGGTACAATctagtatttgacaactagtcaaatcagtggccctaccgcggttgtttgacagctacaatgtcacgatcgcaatcatctctgattggttaatgctcgctcactattggccacaatacattgttgctcattgttgcaacaagaatcgcacaaattcagccaatcagaacaattgagattgtaataatgattgatgtaggttttagacaatcgccccgcagtaactttttatcaaacctGTTATGTAGtatgcgataggtcgagatggcaatcggggggagGAGCGCGGGGGGGGAGGGGCGTTCCAAGTgacgggtgtacggggcgtcctcCCCAACCTCAACGCAactacacttgtaaaagttgttgaactatcatcatcatcatcatcatcagcctgtggatgtccactgttggacataggccttccctaaagagcgccaccacacccggtcctcagccttcctcatccagccacttcccgccagcctctttatatcgtcggtccatcgtgctggagggcgtcccacactacgcttgcttaaacgcggtctccactcaaggactttccggctccaacggccatcgcctctacgacaggcatgacctgcccactgccacttcagcttgctaatagtttgggctatgtcagtgaccttggttctcctgcggatctcctcatttcggatcttgttCGGATGTTGAACTATACttgtaaaataatacaattttgTGTAATCCAGGTCCTAAAACGATGCAAGTATTCGGTCTGACTCCATCACCAGGGTATGCTTTGACATACGACCCGACTGTCGACCCATCTCTCGCCGTCGAGTTCGCCGCTGCTGCCATGAGGTTCGGGCATTCCATAGTCGACAGTCAGCTTACGTAAGACTCTCTCTATGTTATATTTTCTCATTGCTGAAGGTCTTGATTCCTTGCATTAAAgtgtctgacaatgcatgacgtcatttATAATAGgcactactccgaagaaaatataaaaaaatagactttatactttgacgtaggtAATATTTAGTACACCTTTATCACCTGttttctcccaaagccaccataattcaaacaaacatccaaacaaacgttcctctccTAGtgttttggggacaatacacagagaaactttcggcttttataaaatactagaggatgtccacgacttcatccgcgtggatttaagtttagaaaaatcccgtgggacctctttgactttcgggataaacagtagtctaggtccttccccgggatgcaagctatctctgtaccaaaattcgtcaaaatcggtcaagcagatggaccgtgaaaagctagcagacaaacagacagacactttcgcaattataatgcATTATGGAAGTAAGTACGGgtagtatggattaaataaataaacaaaagtttattcagctaacaaaatagtaaaagagaaaaaaatatatgaccaaattgttaaaaattacaaaattaaaaataaatcccgcaaattgctattgcgctggaaccatgtctcattaacatcgcaatgacgtcagccgaaataaaaatataccatgagctcgaaacttcagtctagtgctgtcgATGTAGTCACTaaagacggaaacgtttaagtgcggaaaccgcagcccagaatgaagaagaagaagtattcactaaaatggcggccacgagcattagcaatttgcgggtcttataTACCTAAAACTACGAGtttgaaagtaggtacttacctactatttttattcgaatcagttttttttgtttagggCCTTAAGTCCGCAGCACAAGGGAATTTACGAGTCAATATCCCTACCAGAAGTGATGTTCCAGCCGTCCAGACTGCGGATCAAGCCCTTCTTGGACCGACTTCTGTTGGGTCTCATGTGGCAACCAATGCAGTCCGTCGACCCTTTTGTTACTGAGGCTGTAAGTAAGAATAAGGGGGTATAGAACCAACACGACATAGACAATAAATAGACAAGACATAGACAAGATATAGACAAGACATAGACGAGACATTGACGAGACATAGACAAGATCATAAACTTTAATGCACAGCTTTAATGAAATATTCACTATATCTCCTTCATTTTGCAAGGCAATTCgtaaactataaaatatgtatagtgtatacctacttaatataatagGTAGCTCTCATAATATGGATAgactgttaaaaaaaaaaaaaatcaaccccATCATTGTATGGTTAATGGATATGGTCTTTAGTGAGCCTACTACAAAAGCTGTTAAAGGTGAAAACATAAAATCATTCTGTTTCTTTTCTCCCAACAGTTATCCCGCTACATGTTCCACGGAGGAAACCCATACGGGCTGGATCTAGCCGCCATTAACATCCAACGCGGCAGAGACTTTGGTCTTCAGTCATATAATGAGTACCGAAGACTGGTTGGACTGGAGCCGATCACTGACTTCCATCAGTTTGCACCGAGTGTTAGTATAACCCCTGAGaaataagatccgaaatgaggagatccgtaggagaaccaaggtcactgacatagcccaaactattagcaagctgaagtggcagtgggcaggccatgccTGTCGTAAAGGCGATGgtcgttggagccggaaagtccttgagtggagaccgcgtttaagcaagcgtagtgtgggacgccctccagcacgatggaccgacgatataaagaggctggcgggaagtggctggatgaggaaggctgaggaccgggtgtgatGGCGCTTTTtaggaaagcctatgtccaacagtggacgtccacaggctgatgatgatgatgatgatgttagtATATAGCTACTAATAGCTGTTAACTCATTGGGGTCTGCTGGGGTTTTGGTGCGGTCATCATTAAACCTTGGGACTTCTATTGGTTCTTCGAAGTATCTGCCCCGCTCATTGCCACCAGCTTCAAAACTCATTGAGCTATTTCGGTTTCTCTGGTTCTTCTAAGGATCTTCTCCTTCGCTTGAAGAGGATTGGGAAAACTATGCTAAAGCAaactatgaaaattaaaattattcccTTTTCAGGCCGCCCAAAGGCTTTCCGCTGTATACGCAAGCCCGGAAGACATAGATTTATGGGTGGGGGGACTTCTAGAAGAGCCAGTGGAGGGGGGTATTATTGGGACTACCTTCGCCAATATCATAGCTGACCAGTTTACGGAGTTAAAGAGGGGGGATAGGTATTATTACGAATACGGATCTGATGTTAACCCTGGAGCTTTTACCCCGAGTAAGTTACTATTATGTTTTTGACCAAATTTTACTCATAATCGCTTTCTATCCTGTCGGTTCTTTATTATGTAAAAGGGCTCGCGTAGTAAAGTAGCgtatagatgtgacgtcatatttgacgtaatttgacgtacttctagtataagtcccgcaaattgctaatgcgggtggtcgccattttagtgacgtcagcactagactgaagtttcttATAAGCAGGTAGCGGATGAGGATTTTACGAATTCGGGAAgacctatttaataattactagggaataatttattttggacATAGGCATTATCCCAATTGGCTCAGGTTTGGTTTAGTGGAAGGCTTCCGCCCGGCCATGCACTGTGGTGCAGCAAGCGTGGCAGTGATGCATGGATAACGTCACGTCACGTCAATAACGTCACGTTATGAAGGTAAAatgtgactgactaactgatcttgatagatcagtcagtcacattttatcggacggacggatcgggctgggcatacagatagatttttgaaaattcaacccttccggttgtgaaataggggtttgtttgtagtccacgcggacgaagtcgcgagcataagctagtattatctatataaaaggaaaagattactctgactgactgactgactgactgcctcaTCTagacaggtcaaactactggacggatcggggtgaaaggtatgcagatatctattaatatgataataatatgtaactaagtgtaggtatattatacttgcTTGCACATTTCATAAACTTTTACCAGTGGACCCTACACTAGGAGGTGACCTGTATCGTAGGGTCCGAGTTAATGTTTACCATGGTTTcctgttttatttcattaatgcGGTTAAGCACGGAAAATTAGTGACTGAGGTATATTAATGGTATATAtatgttataaaacttatgaatacatattatcataatattatgacgtaaacatccgctaagaatgaaTTTTTCCAGTTATTTATAAAGGTGAAATGATTTGTATTTTCAGGTCAATTGTCTGAAATAAAGAAGGTAACCTTAGCGCGGATCGTGTGTGACAACAGGGATGGAATAGAAATGTCTACGTCATCGCCTAACGCCTTTTTGAGAAGTTTACCGGGGTAAGAGTTGTAATATTCGTTTCTTTCTCACTACACTcactacagtacccgtagtacaagattttacgtctcaccaaacgaaaccaaattcgagagtcgaaatacttccgcgttaccgtaaaatggacctaaacagccttgaattgaagtaaaatattcaatgccactgattttaatttcgtaatgtttccgcttggagcgctggctgtagaagtgtagacaaacttgagctttaaaacaaggcatttaagatccagtttactgtaacgcggaagtatttcgactctcgaatttggtttggtttggtgagacgtaaaatcttgtactacgggtacagagcacgggtctcctctcagagtgagaagggttttgcccatagtctaccgcgctggccatgtgcggattggtagacttcacacacttttgagaacattatggagaactctcaggcatgcaggtttcctcatgatgttttccttcaccgttaaagcaagtgatatttaattaattaaaacgcacataactccgaaaagttagaggtgcgtgcccgggatcgaacccccgacctccgattagaaggcgaacgtcctaaccactaggctattgcaGCTTCGTTCTTTCACtcaataaaatatgatattatgcCTGATATGCCCCGCccttcatagttgctgatcgttcctccctgtgttgaggaCAAACGCAGAGAAAcaatcagcttttataaaataacgaaggtctgacacgcgctggctctctctaaaAAATGAAAAGcggaaaatcagcgtcctgcatgttatgtgtgttaacgcatatgatgcaagacattatgctgagctgtacacccatgtg
The DNA window shown above is from Maniola hyperantus chromosome 10, iAphHyp1.2, whole genome shotgun sequence and carries:
- the Pxt gene encoding chorion peroxidase, with product MTSIRFAYQILVCIVVLSRITCVVSEPYGKALGGHYGIHEEKEHIHSTERPCAVCPRQGVCVPHVQCPAHVRPGSHNPQCHLDGTRIGVCCFTGRSHAAESDRKFRSSVNVEDVKAAHNQSRLKLQHWLQRAEELQKEPYAVINTTAPSYGHHLSLVTYDKRAQKLGRGALLNLFAAQELKSRQALSGDELALGFTDHTDGPFCPPVPSCPEVPSKYRSVDGNCNNQAKPSWGAVNTGYRRMLPPSYSDGIWAIRISELGLPLPSARAVSSALILDGSHPSRTHNLLFMQFGQFIAHDISTAVVFTLGNGHPISCCDRNGEDVLPLERQHWACAPIILDEGDQFYGQFNQKCINFVRAQLAPDFDCSVGYATQMNGASHYLDMSHLYGNSPEKMAKLRAAGGLLAVFNDYGRELPPLTRRKECLNVHDGAACFESGDNHGNQVISLTVLHTIWTREHNRIARALSELNPGWDEDTVFMETRRIVLAEYQHIIYNEWLPLLLGPKTMQVFGLTPSPGYALTYDPTVDPSLAVEFAAAAMRFGHSIVDSQLTALSPQHKGIYESISLPEVMFQPSRLRIKPFLDRLLLGLMWQPMQSVDPFVTEALSRYMFHGGNPYGLDLAAINIQRGRDFGLQSYNEYRRLVGLEPITDFHQFAPSAAQRLSAVYASPEDIDLWVGGLLEEPVEGGIIGTTFANIIADQFTELKRGDRYYYEYGSDVNPGAFTPSQLSEIKKVTLARIVCDNRDGIEMSTSSPNAFLRSLPGNDPVQCDSPLIPAMDLTLFKE